In Nicotiana tabacum cultivar K326 chromosome 2, ASM71507v2, whole genome shotgun sequence, the following proteins share a genomic window:
- the LOC107784384 gene encoding putative receptor protein kinase ZmPK1: MKSLKLCSLFPFLVLSFLIFSFPLTTSRILFRGNSFSVKDDLDFITSPQNTFTGGFFTIGNTNAYYFGIWFTNSRDKTVVWNAKQDRPVNRQGSKLTLRKNGALVLTDVDDTIVWQTNTTSFDIEKAELLETGNLVLKNPQGKILWQSFDLPTDTLLPHQFFTKNHRLVPPLRKGSLSPGYFSLYFDSDNVLRMIYDGPQVSSIYWPNPDRGVYWNGRTSQNSSRFAYFDQMGRFFSSDRLQFNVSDMGFGILRRMSIDIDGNLRIYSLDNSTGLWKISWQAIAQPCIVHGICGRYSICSYAPEPKCTCPPGYQMVNASDWSRGCRPRFSQRSLSREHVKFVEIPNVDYWGFDLNFTSSMSLESCRTLCLDDPRCRAFVYRRNGEGTCFTKGMLFNGYRSPGFPGTAFLKVPMNLSGSESGLLNLESTDAKCGSSPENVLFGFPSMYELDFKKVKWIYLYLFSFTLGGIEILFVVLGWWALFSKHGIPASIEEGYKMVSSTQFRRFTYTELKKATKNFKIELGRGGSGAVYKGVLADGRAVAVKRLANEFQEEFWAEMTTIGRINHMNLVRMWGFCSEGRHQLLVYEYVENSSLDRHLFKSDILGWKQRFAVALGTAKGLAYLHHECLEWVIHCDVKPENILLDGELEPKIADFGLAKLSQRGGPGSDFTKIRGTKGYMAPEWALNQPITAKVDVYAFGIVILEMVKGSRLSSWVVDDGECDHEHESQLRKFVRMVKRKIQSGEDSWVEKIVDPRLEGNFSKNQAVTLIEIGLSCVEQDRNKRPKMASVVQTLLECEDETTILT, translated from the coding sequence atgaaaagtttgaaactttgctccctttttccttttttagttCTCTCATTTCTTATATTCTCCTTCCCTTTGACAACATCAAGAATTCTGTTTAGAGGAAATTCTTTTTCAGTTAAAGATGATTTAGATTTCATTACTTCCCCACAAAACACATTCACTGGTGGATTTTTTACCATTGGCAATACCAATGCTTATTACTTTGGCATTTGGTTCACAAATTCAAGGGACAAAACTGTTGTCTGGAATGCCAAACAAGACAGGCCTGTAAATAGACAAGGCTCAAAGTTAACACTAAGAAAAAATGGAGCTTTAGTGTTAACAGATGTTGATGACACAATTGTTTGGCAAACAAACACAACATCATTTGATATTGAAAAAGCAGAACTTCTTGAAACAGGTAACTTAGTCTTGAAAAATCCACAAGGTAAAATTCTGTGGCAAAGCTTTGATTTACCTACTGATACTTTATTACCTCACCAATTTTTTACCAAGAATCATAGGTTAGTACCTCCTTTAAGGAAAGGTAGTTTGTCACCTGGCTATTTTAGTTTGTATTTTGATAGTGATAATGTTTTGAGAATGATATATGATGGCCCTCAAGTTTCAAGCATATATTGGCCTAATCCTGATAGGGGTGTGTATTGGAATGGTAGAACTAGTCAAAATAGTAGTAGATTTGCCTATTTTGATCAAATGGGTAGATTTTTCTCAAGTGATAGGCTACAATTTAATGTTTCTGATATGGGGTTTGGGATATTAAGAAGGATGAGTATAGATATTGATGGGAATTTGAGAATCTATAGCTTGGATAACTCGACGGGATTATGGAAGATTTCTTGGCAAGCTATTGCACAGCCTTGTATTGTACATGGAATATGTGGGAGATATTCAATTTGTAGTTATGCACCAGAACCTAAATGTACATGTCCTCCTGGATATCAGATGGTTAATGCAAGTGATTGGAGTAGAGGTTGCAGACCAAGATTCAGTCAAAGAAGTTTGAGTCGCGAACATGTGAAGTTTGTGGAGATTCCTAATGTTGATTACTGGGGTTTTGATCTTAACTTCACTAGTTCTATGTCACTGGAATCTTGTAGGACATTGTGCTTGGATGATCCACGTTGCCGGGCATTTGTCTACAGGCGAAATGGTGAGGGAACATGCTTCACTAAAGGCATGCTTTTCAATGGCTATAGGTCTCCTGGTTTTCCTGGTACTGCATTCCTTAAAGTACCTATGAATTTAAGTGGATCGGAATCAGGTCTTTTGAATCTTGAAAGTACTGATGCAAAATGTGGATCAAGTCCAGAAAATGTTCTTTTTGGTTTTCCTTCTATGTATGAATTGGATTTTAAGAAGGTGAAGTGGATTTATCTTTACTTGTTCTCTTTCACCCTTGGAGGAATAGAGATTCTATTCGTCGTGTTAGGCTGGTGGGCGTTGTTTAGCAAACACGGGATTCCTGCTTCCATTGAGGAAGGATATAAAATGGTGTCATCAACTCAGTTTAGGAGGTTCACTTATACTGAACTTAAGAAAGCGACAAAAAACTTCAAAATTGAGCTAGGAAGAGGAGGTTCAGGGGCTGTTTACAAAGGAGTTTTAGCAGATGGAAGAGCGGTAGCAGTCAAGAGACTTGCAAATGAGTTTCAAGAAGAATTTTGGGCGGAGATGACAACCATAGGAAGAATCAACCACATGAATTTGGTCAGGATGTGGGGATTTTGTTCTGAAGGGAGACATCAGCTTTTGGTCTATGAATACGTCGAGAACTCATCACTCGACAGGCATCTTTTCAAGTCGGATATTCTTGGGTGGAAACAAAGGTTTGCAGTGGCATTAGGGACAGCGAAAGGTCTTGCATACCTTCATCATGAATGCCTTGAATGGGTGATTCATTGTGATGTGAAGCCTGAAAATATACTTCTCGATGGTGAACTCGAGCCCAAGATTGCTGATTTTGGATTGGCAAAGCTCTCCCAAAGAGGCGGCCCTGGTTCAGACTTCACAAAAATTCGCGGAACTAAAGGCTACATGGCTCCAGAATGGGCTTTGAACCAACCTATCACAGCAAAAGTTGACGTTTACGCCTTTGggattgtaatacttgagatggTTAAGGGAAGTAGGCTGTCAAGTTGGGTGGTGGATGATGGTGAATGTGATCACGAGCACGAATCGCAGCTTAGAAAATTTGTGAGGATGGTGAAGAGGAAGATTCAAAGTGGAGAAGACTCTTGGGTGGAGAAAATAGTGGATCCAAGATTAGAGGGGAATTTTAGCAAGAACCAGGCTGTGACACTGATAGAAATAGGCCTTTCTTGTGTGGAGCAAGACAGAAATAAAAGGCCTAAAATGGCTTCAGTGGTCCAAACACTACTGGAATGTGAAGATGAAACAACAATTCTAACATAG